In Chitinophaga oryzae, the sequence GTGACATAGTAGAGCGATTCGGGGACGTACGCTTTAATTATGCCATAAAAATAAAGATAAAGCCGGACGATTCAAAAGAACCGGCAATAAATTGTGGTGGCGGACGTGTGATTTTTGTGTTATGTTCCCTGAAATCCGAATACAGTTGTATCTTTCCGGGGAGAAGGGCAACTACCGGCGACGGATAAACTTGTCGAGTCGGTTACGCCGCTTAAAATCTTAAACATCAGCTAATTAGCATGAAACCTGTCATCACTATCGAATATTGCCCGAAGTGCGGCTGGCTCCTCCGCGCAGCTTATATGGCCCAGGAGTTGCTGACCACCTTTACGGCTGAACTGGGAGGGGTAACATTGAGGCCCAGCGAAACGGCCGGCACCTATACCATCTTTCTGAACGAACAACAGGTCTTTGACCGGAAAGAAGCAGGTCATTTCCCTGAAATAAAATGGCTGAAGCAACTGGTGCGGGACCTGGTAGCTCCTGGTAAACAACTCGGACATTCCGACCGGTAATCAATTACGAATTACGAATTGAAGACCCACTTACAGCAGGTTACTCAAGTAACCGCGCTGCCCGGGAGCCCTCAATTCGTAATTCGTAATTCGTAATTCGTAATTGATTAGTACCTTTGCGCCCATGTATAAAGCACTTACTATCACGGCGTTGTTCATTTCATTGGCCATAGGTACCCAGGCGCAGCAGGACACACTTGCTAACGGTAATACCCCTCCACAGGAAGACAGCCTTGCCTTCCGGAAGCGCAGCTTTTTCCCGCTGCCGGTACTGGGATATTCCCAGGAAAAAGGACTGGAGATAGGCGCCGCCATGTTGTATTCTTTTTATACAGACAATAAGAATCCGGACATCACCACGCGTAATTCTACGCTCAACCTGATACCGGCCGTTACCACCGAAAGCCAGTTTAAAATTGATCTGAAGGCCAATAT encodes:
- a CDS encoding SelT/SelW/SelH family protein; this translates as MKPVITIEYCPKCGWLLRAAYMAQELLTTFTAELGGVTLRPSETAGTYTIFLNEQQVFDRKEAGHFPEIKWLKQLVRDLVAPGKQLGHSDR